The following proteins are co-located in the Labrys monachus genome:
- a CDS encoding MFS transporter, giving the protein MTGVALAMAYGSSFLLSDALSAAGHAASTAGAVISVGTVATLVGSLFAGRLAERTGILPLVAASASIMAIAMACFAMIGTGGLPLAYAGGLSLGLGWAIFYMLAPIQLIHCLKPSARLEALTLLSGSQMLGIGMSAPLGHAIADHFGGPAKAYAFYACVCALVAAFSLLIRRRMADQPQLPMRAVALTVPATLSILRARTVAPVIMIGIAACTFAGLSTFQSLYAGSRGLAPDIFFLTFTVTTVALRFSVASMIGRIPLGRLGLALFIATLLGIGLLLINAGSSILYVVATILFATGYGLTYSTLNAMVVNLAGECGLSVPVASQVFTLGYFIGLFGFPYFAGSLIAAYGIDSALIAMAGLVAANIASLGWSLRKANTESTHPNRS; this is encoded by the coding sequence ATGACCGGCGTCGCGCTTGCCATGGCCTATGGTTCGAGCTTCCTGTTGTCCGACGCTTTGAGCGCGGCGGGTCATGCGGCATCGACGGCGGGCGCCGTCATCAGCGTTGGAACGGTCGCAACGCTCGTCGGCTCGCTGTTCGCGGGGCGCCTGGCCGAGCGGACCGGCATCCTGCCATTGGTGGCCGCCTCCGCGTCGATCATGGCGATCGCGATGGCCTGCTTCGCCATGATCGGAACCGGCGGGCTGCCGCTCGCCTATGCCGGCGGCCTTTCGCTGGGCCTCGGCTGGGCGATCTTCTACATGCTGGCACCGATCCAGCTCATCCATTGCCTCAAGCCGTCCGCGCGCCTGGAAGCGCTGACCCTCCTGTCGGGCTCGCAGATGCTCGGCATCGGCATGTCCGCGCCTCTCGGCCATGCCATCGCCGACCATTTCGGCGGTCCCGCCAAAGCCTATGCCTTCTATGCTTGCGTCTGTGCCCTGGTGGCGGCGTTCTCCCTCCTGATCCGCAGGCGTATGGCCGACCAGCCGCAGCTGCCGATGCGGGCGGTCGCCCTGACGGTGCCGGCGACCCTGTCCATCCTGCGGGCGAGGACGGTCGCGCCGGTGATCATGATAGGGATCGCCGCCTGCACCTTCGCGGGTCTCTCGACGTTCCAGAGCCTCTATGCCGGTTCGCGCGGACTGGCACCCGATATCTTTTTCCTGACTTTCACCGTCACCACGGTCGCGTTGCGCTTCTCCGTCGCGTCGATGATAGGCAGGATTCCTCTCGGGCGGCTGGGCCTCGCGCTCTTCATCGCGACACTCCTCGGCATCGGGCTTCTTCTCATCAACGCGGGCAGCTCGATCCTGTACGTCGTGGCCACCATTCTCTTCGCGACTGGCTACGGCCTCACCTATTCGACCCTGAATGCCATGGTCGTGAACCTGGCCGGCGAATGTGGACTGTCCGTCCCAGTCGCGTCGCAAGTGTTTACGCTCGGCTATTTCATCGGGTTGTTCGGTTTTCCCTATTTCGCCGGCAGCCTGATCGCCGCCTATGGAATCGACAGCGCGCTCATCGCGATGGCAGGGCTGGTTGCGGCCAACATCGCGAGTCTCGGCTGGAGCCTGCGGAAAGCAAACACGGAAAGCACGCACCCAAATCGATCCTGA
- a CDS encoding histone deacetylase family protein — MKTIFSPRHHGHSGHVELYDGQIVPAFEKPSRAEMIRSAVEARDFGAIIPPRDHGLFPVLRVHDADYVGFLSSAWDLWLAEGRSNPALPSFWRAPGMRRKEPQTIDGKLGHFSFDAGCCLVAGSWDAIRSSADVALTGVDLLGEGEKSAFALCRPPGHHAHAGTMGGYCYINNASVAAQALRDQGAGRVAILDIDYHHGNGTQSIFYARADVVVCNIHSHPSHEYPYFLGYEDETGTGAGEGCNANFPLPWGTGFETWSSALDDACRRIEAWRPEALVVSLGVDTYKGDPISRFRLDSRNYLAIGARIARLALPTLFVMEGGYAVEAIGVNVANTLQGFIEIAG; from the coding sequence ATGAAAACCATCTTTTCGCCGCGCCATCACGGCCATTCCGGCCATGTCGAGCTCTATGACGGGCAGATCGTCCCGGCTTTCGAGAAGCCTTCCCGCGCCGAGATGATCCGCTCCGCCGTCGAAGCCCGCGATTTCGGGGCGATCATTCCGCCGCGCGACCATGGCCTGTTTCCGGTGCTGCGCGTCCACGACGCCGACTATGTCGGCTTCCTGAGCAGCGCCTGGGACCTGTGGCTCGCCGAAGGCCGCTCCAATCCGGCCCTTCCGAGCTTCTGGCGGGCGCCGGGCATGCGCCGCAAGGAGCCGCAGACGATCGACGGCAAGCTCGGCCATTTCTCCTTCGATGCCGGCTGCTGCCTGGTGGCGGGAAGCTGGGACGCCATCCGCTCCTCCGCCGACGTGGCGCTGACCGGCGTCGACCTCCTCGGCGAGGGCGAGAAGAGCGCCTTCGCACTGTGCCGGCCGCCCGGCCATCACGCCCATGCCGGCACCATGGGCGGCTATTGCTACATCAACAATGCGAGTGTGGCGGCGCAGGCCCTGCGCGACCAGGGGGCCGGGAGGGTCGCCATCCTCGACATCGACTATCATCACGGCAACGGCACGCAATCGATCTTCTATGCCCGCGCCGATGTCGTGGTGTGCAACATCCACAGCCACCCGTCCCACGAATATCCCTATTTCCTCGGCTATGAGGACGAAACAGGAACGGGGGCCGGCGAGGGCTGCAACGCCAATTTCCCGCTGCCCTGGGGCACCGGCTTCGAGACCTGGTCCTCCGCGCTCGACGATGCCTGCCGCAGGATCGAGGCCTGGCGGCCGGAGGCGCTGGTGGTCTCGCTCGGGGTCGACACCTACAAGGGCGATCCGATTTCCCGCTTCCGCCTCGACAGCCGGAACTATCTGGCCATCGGCGCCCGCATCGCCAGGCTCGCTTTGCCGACGCTGTTCGTGATGGAAGGCGGTTATGCGGTGGAGGCGATCGGCGTCAATGTCGCCAACACGCTGCAGGGCTTCATCGAAATTGCCGGTTAG
- a CDS encoding TrmH family RNA methyltransferase produces the protein MSLEPSADLSRLLVIEDPADQRVEPYLDIRERDLKGRGGRFVIEGEVVLRTALSLGRFAIESILIAENRVEPLADLLASVPAAVPVHIAARAVLDRIAGFPMHRGILAIGRRGAPVSAAGFLASMPADALVVVLSAIANHDNIGGIFRNAAAFGADGVLVDAASCDPLYRKAIRVSAGAALVTPFVQEGDIAALCDLLLAEGFEVLATSPSGREPLGDVAPRGRQAVLFGAEGPGLPRAILDRLRTVRIAMKGGFDSLNVATTSGIVLHHLAR, from the coding sequence ATGAGCCTGGAACCCAGCGCGGACCTCTCGCGCCTCCTCGTGATCGAGGACCCTGCCGACCAGCGCGTCGAGCCCTATCTCGACATCCGCGAGCGCGACCTGAAGGGGCGCGGCGGCCGCTTCGTGATCGAAGGCGAGGTCGTGCTGCGCACCGCGCTCTCGCTCGGGCGCTTTGCGATCGAGTCGATCCTGATCGCCGAGAACCGCGTCGAGCCGCTGGCCGATCTCCTCGCCTCGGTGCCGGCCGCCGTGCCGGTCCATATCGCCGCCCGGGCCGTGCTCGACCGCATCGCCGGCTTCCCCATGCATCGCGGCATCCTGGCGATCGGGCGGCGCGGTGCGCCGGTGTCGGCCGCCGGCTTCCTCGCTTCGATGCCGGCCGATGCCCTGGTCGTCGTCCTCTCGGCGATCGCCAACCACGACAATATCGGCGGCATCTTCCGCAACGCCGCCGCCTTCGGCGCCGACGGCGTGCTGGTCGACGCCGCCTCCTGCGATCCGCTCTACCGCAAGGCGATCCGGGTGTCGGCCGGCGCCGCCTTGGTCACGCCCTTCGTCCAGGAAGGCGACATCGCCGCGCTGTGCGACCTGCTGCTCGCCGAGGGCTTCGAGGTGCTGGCGACATCGCCCTCCGGGCGCGAGCCGCTGGGCGACGTCGCCCCGAGGGGGCGGCAGGCCGTGCTGTTCGGTGCGGAAGGGCCGGGACTGCCCAGGGCGATCCTGGACCGGCTGAGGACCGTCCGCATCGCGATGAAAGGCGGCTTCGATTCGCTCAACGTGGCGACGACGAGCGGCATCGTGCTGCACCACCTGGCGCGATAG
- a CDS encoding methyltransferase domain-containing protein: MTTPLLFDAGALALHRRRAACAPADFLLRHVAADMADRLAAVLRPFGEAAEIGALSPVLADAIAPGFPGTYRPLGDLADEVLPLAPGSIDLALSALSLQFVNDLPGMLSQIRRALKPDGLLLAALAGGATLTELREAFGQAELDVEGGVSPRVAPFADVRDMGGLLQRAGFALPVADSDVLTVRYDDAFALMADLRAMGATNAMAQRRKTFTRRATLLRMAEIYRERFSDPDGRIRATFEIVWISGWAPHDSQQKPLKPGSAKARLADALGTKERPVLGNNHSEE, encoded by the coding sequence ATGACAACGCCTCTCCTCTTCGACGCCGGCGCGCTGGCGCTGCATCGCCGCCGCGCCGCCTGCGCACCCGCCGACTTCCTGCTGCGCCACGTCGCCGCCGACATGGCGGACCGCCTCGCGGCCGTGCTCCGCCCCTTCGGGGAGGCGGCCGAGATCGGCGCGCTTTCGCCGGTCCTCGCCGACGCGATCGCGCCCGGCTTCCCCGGCACCTACCGGCCGCTCGGCGACCTCGCGGACGAAGTGCTGCCGCTCGCGCCCGGCAGCATCGACCTCGCGCTCTCGGCGCTGTCGCTGCAATTCGTCAACGACCTGCCGGGCATGCTGAGCCAGATCCGCCGCGCCCTGAAGCCCGACGGCCTGCTGCTCGCGGCCCTGGCCGGCGGCGCGACCCTGACGGAACTGCGGGAGGCGTTCGGGCAGGCCGAGCTCGACGTCGAGGGCGGCGTCTCTCCGCGCGTCGCCCCCTTCGCCGACGTGCGCGACATGGGGGGCCTGCTGCAGCGGGCGGGCTTCGCCCTGCCGGTGGCCGACAGCGACGTCCTGACGGTGCGCTACGACGACGCCTTCGCGCTGATGGCCGACCTCAGGGCGATGGGGGCCACCAACGCCATGGCGCAGCGGCGCAAGACCTTCACCCGCCGCGCCACCCTGCTGCGCATGGCCGAGATCTATCGCGAGCGCTTCTCCGATCCCGACGGGCGCATCCGCGCCACCTTCGAGATCGTGTGGATTTCGGGCTGGGCGCCGCATGACAGCCAGCAGAAGCCGCTGAAGCCCGGCTCGGCCAAGGCAAGGCTGGCCGATGCGCTGGGGACGAAGGAGCGTCCAGTATTGGGTAACAACCACAGCGAGGAGTAG
- a CDS encoding NAD-glutamate dehydrogenase, with translation MAWRDDEARAAMIRKAAGSMQPGGAPAAFAELLFGHTALEDLAGHDAASLALLAEQAWDHVQRHRPGSADIRVVNPAMPDGREISVVEILNDNMPFLFDSTLAELSERGIEVKLVAHPVLAVERDGEGRLLRFLGEALPEGSAGERESLIHLHIARIDAEADRERLIAGLRETLADVRACVADWRAMRDRVEQAIETFRSSPPPLPIDEIAEANQLLQWLCADNFTFLGMREYHFSADADAAGPVEAVEGSGLGILRDPGVKILRRGAELVVMTPEIREFMREPTILIVTKANVKSRVHRRVFMDYVGVKLYAADGRLRGELRIVGLFTSTAYTRSVRQIPYVRHKIAQVLKRAGLDPEGHSGKAILHILEEYPRDELVQVDAGTLYDFAMEILMLYERPRVRALVRPDRFDRFVSVLVFLPREKYDSTVRARIGAYLAQAYKGQLTSSHAAFPEGPLTRVHYIIGRYEGETPVVERAALEAAIGAIAASWGDRLKAALAGTTDGMRARLLGNRYAAAFSGAYAEAFGIAQAIADIAVVEKLTPARPVAISVYRLDGDEDKTRLGLRVFSRNAPLSLSYRVPVIENHGLRVVNERTYHIVPDAVPAPAPVWLHDMTIETADGLAVAISRDFSHRFEASIMAVVGDRAESDGYNALILRTALGWREIATIRAYSRYLRQIRAPFSQDYMWETLRRNAAITASLVALFKARLDPRPAVSEAERAAGEAALVAGIEEQLEAVSSLDEDRILRCFANLVQATVRTNLWQVGEDGHPRAVISFKFEAQRIEDLPQPRPLYEIFVYSPRVEGIHLRFGKVARGGLRWSDRPQDFRTEILGLVKAQQVKNAVIVPVGAKGGFVPKRLPPPANRDAWLAEGTEAYRIFVRALLELTDNIEGDAVVPPDSTLRHDGDDPYLVVAADKGTATFSDTANALAAQKRFWLDDAFASGGSQGYDHKKMGITARGAWEAVKRHFRELDIDIQATPFSVAGVGDMSGDVFGNGMLLSRAIRLVAAFDHRDIFIDPAPDPAASHAERARLFALPRSSWQDYDRSLLSRGGGIFPRTLKAIPLSAEMRALLGLDKAEATPVEVMSAILRARVDLLWFGGIGTYIRASGESDDQAGDRANDPIRITGAEVRARVLGEGANLGVTQRGRTEAAQKGVRLNTDAIDNSAGVNTSDVEVNLKIALARPLRDGRLAMADRNALLAEMTDDVGRLVLRNNYLQTLSISLAERRGVAETGFLTRLMQVLEQRGLLDRGVEFLPDDAAIAERTRRGQALTRPELAVLLAYAKLTLYSAILATGVPDDPYLGREAVGYFPHGIRERFPDAIAFHRLRREIIATTLANGIINRGGPASVIRLIDETDADVPAVAMAFAAVDESYGMSRLNDAIDALDGAIGGQLQLALYAAVQDLLLSRVVWYVRNVDFSVGLEAVISRFRTGIDEIAGSLDTALSPDMQAARTRRRQELVEGGVPAALAARLADLDALGSAPDIVLVAGHNSRTIADTAATFFAAEADFRLDRIVGAARTVPANDYYERLAIDRAIDQIAAAERRLAADMLATGRAGPEAAQAWLAAHPEAARIRRTVDEIAASGLTLAKLTVAANLLGDLVKG, from the coding sequence ATGGCATGGCGTGACGACGAAGCACGGGCGGCCATGATCCGGAAGGCGGCCGGAAGCATGCAGCCGGGCGGCGCGCCGGCGGCCTTCGCCGAGCTCCTCTTCGGGCACACGGCACTGGAGGACCTCGCCGGCCATGACGCCGCCTCGCTGGCCCTGCTGGCCGAGCAGGCCTGGGACCATGTGCAGCGCCACCGGCCGGGCAGTGCCGACATCCGCGTCGTCAACCCCGCCATGCCGGACGGGCGCGAGATCTCCGTGGTCGAGATCCTCAACGACAACATGCCCTTCCTGTTCGATTCCACGCTGGCGGAGCTGTCCGAGCGGGGCATCGAGGTCAAGCTCGTCGCCCACCCCGTCCTCGCGGTCGAACGCGACGGCGAGGGCCGGCTGCTGCGCTTCCTCGGCGAGGCCCTGCCCGAGGGCAGCGCGGGCGAGCGCGAGAGCCTGATCCATCTGCATATCGCGCGGATCGACGCCGAGGCCGACCGCGAGAGGCTGATCGCCGGCCTGAGGGAAACGCTCGCCGACGTCCGTGCCTGCGTCGCCGACTGGCGCGCCATGCGCGACCGCGTCGAGCAGGCGATCGAGACGTTCCGCTCCAGCCCGCCGCCGCTGCCGATCGACGAGATCGCCGAGGCCAACCAGCTCCTGCAATGGCTGTGCGCCGACAATTTCACGTTTCTCGGCATGCGCGAATATCATTTTTCCGCCGATGCCGACGCGGCCGGGCCGGTCGAGGCCGTCGAGGGCTCCGGCCTCGGCATCCTGCGCGATCCCGGCGTGAAGATCCTGCGCCGCGGCGCCGAACTGGTGGTGATGACGCCGGAAATCCGCGAATTCATGCGCGAGCCGACCATCCTCATCGTCACCAAGGCCAATGTGAAGAGCCGCGTGCACCGGCGCGTCTTCATGGACTATGTCGGCGTGAAGCTCTACGCCGCCGACGGACGCCTGCGCGGCGAGCTGCGCATCGTCGGGCTCTTCACTTCGACGGCCTATACGCGCTCGGTCCGCCAGATCCCCTATGTCCGCCACAAGATCGCGCAGGTGCTGAAGCGGGCCGGCCTCGACCCCGAGGGCCATTCGGGCAAGGCGATCCTCCACATCCTCGAGGAATATCCGCGCGACGAGCTGGTCCAGGTCGATGCCGGCACGCTCTACGACTTCGCCATGGAAATCCTCATGCTCTATGAGCGGCCCCGCGTCAGGGCGCTGGTGCGCCCCGACCGGTTCGACCGCTTCGTCTCCGTCCTCGTCTTTCTTCCGCGCGAGAAATATGACAGCACCGTCCGCGCCCGCATCGGCGCCTATCTGGCGCAGGCCTATAAGGGACAGCTGACGAGTTCCCATGCGGCCTTCCCGGAAGGGCCGCTCACCCGCGTGCACTACATCATCGGGCGCTATGAGGGGGAGACCCCGGTCGTCGAGCGGGCGGCCCTGGAAGCGGCGATCGGCGCCATCGCCGCCAGCTGGGGAGACCGGCTCAAGGCGGCGCTCGCCGGCACCACCGACGGCATGCGCGCCCGCCTGCTCGGCAACCGCTATGCCGCCGCCTTCAGCGGCGCCTATGCGGAAGCCTTCGGCATCGCCCAGGCGATCGCCGATATCGCCGTCGTCGAGAAGCTGACGCCGGCCCGGCCGGTGGCGATTTCGGTCTACAGGCTCGACGGCGACGAGGACAAGACCCGCCTCGGCCTCAGGGTCTTCTCCCGCAACGCGCCGCTGTCCCTGTCCTACCGCGTTCCGGTGATCGAGAATCACGGCCTTCGCGTCGTCAACGAACGGACCTACCATATCGTGCCCGACGCCGTTCCCGCGCCCGCGCCGGTCTGGCTGCACGACATGACGATCGAGACGGCCGACGGCCTGGCCGTCGCGATCAGCCGCGATTTCAGCCACCGCTTCGAGGCCTCGATCATGGCCGTGGTCGGCGACCGCGCCGAGTCCGACGGCTACAACGCCCTCATCCTGCGCACGGCGCTGGGCTGGCGCGAGATCGCGACCATCCGGGCCTATTCGCGCTATCTGCGCCAGATCCGGGCGCCGTTCAGCCAGGACTATATGTGGGAGACCCTGCGCCGGAACGCGGCGATCACCGCCAGCCTGGTGGCGCTGTTCAAGGCGCGCCTCGACCCGCGTCCCGCCGTCAGCGAGGCCGAACGGGCCGCCGGCGAGGCTGCGCTCGTCGCCGGCATCGAGGAGCAGCTCGAGGCCGTCTCCTCCCTCGACGAGGACAGGATCCTGCGCTGCTTCGCCAATCTGGTGCAGGCCACCGTCAGGACCAATCTGTGGCAGGTCGGCGAGGACGGCCATCCGCGCGCCGTGATCTCCTTCAAGTTCGAGGCGCAGCGGATCGAGGACCTGCCCCAGCCGCGGCCCCTCTACGAGATCTTCGTCTATTCGCCGCGCGTCGAGGGCATCCATCTGCGCTTCGGCAAGGTCGCGCGCGGGGGCCTGCGCTGGTCGGACCGCCCGCAGGATTTCCGCACCGAGATCCTCGGCCTCGTCAAGGCGCAGCAGGTCAAGAATGCGGTGATCGTGCCGGTCGGCGCCAAGGGCGGCTTCGTGCCCAAGCGCCTGCCGCCGCCGGCGAACCGCGACGCCTGGCTGGCGGAAGGCACCGAGGCCTACCGCATCTTCGTGCGCGCCTTGCTCGAACTCACCGACAACATCGAGGGCGACGCCGTCGTCCCGCCCGACAGCACGCTCCGGCACGACGGCGACGATCCCTATCTCGTCGTCGCCGCCGACAAGGGCACCGCGACCTTCTCCGACACCGCCAATGCGCTGGCGGCGCAAAAGCGCTTCTGGCTGGACGACGCCTTCGCCTCCGGCGGCAGCCAGGGCTACGACCACAAGAAGATGGGCATCACGGCGCGCGGCGCCTGGGAGGCGGTCAAGCGCCATTTCCGCGAACTCGACATCGACATCCAGGCGACGCCGTTCAGCGTCGCCGGCGTCGGCGACATGTCGGGCGACGTGTTCGGCAACGGCATGCTGCTGTCGCGCGCCATCCGGCTCGTCGCCGCCTTCGACCACCGCGACATCTTCATCGATCCCGCGCCCGATCCGGCCGCCAGCCACGCCGAGCGCGCCCGCCTGTTCGCCCTGCCGCGATCGAGCTGGCAGGACTATGACCGCTCGCTCCTCTCCAGGGGCGGCGGCATCTTCCCGCGCACCCTGAAGGCGATTCCCCTTTCCGCCGAGATGCGGGCGCTGCTGGGCCTCGACAAGGCCGAGGCGACGCCCGTCGAGGTGATGTCGGCGATCCTGAGGGCCCGCGTCGACCTCCTGTGGTTCGGCGGCATCGGTACCTATATCCGCGCCTCCGGCGAGAGCGACGACCAGGCCGGAGACCGCGCCAACGATCCGATCCGCATCACCGGCGCCGAGGTGCGGGCGCGCGTCCTCGGCGAAGGCGCCAATCTCGGCGTCACCCAGCGCGGGCGCACCGAAGCCGCGCAGAAGGGCGTCCGCCTCAACACCGACGCCATCGACAATTCGGCCGGCGTCAACACCTCGGACGTCGAGGTCAACCTCAAGATCGCCCTGGCGCGCCCGCTGCGCGACGGGCGCCTCGCCATGGCCGACCGCAACGCCCTCCTCGCCGAGATGACCGACGACGTCGGCAGGCTGGTGCTGCGCAACAATTATCTGCAGACGCTGTCGATCTCGCTGGCCGAACGCCGGGGCGTCGCCGAAACCGGGTTCCTGACCCGCCTGATGCAGGTGCTCGAACAGCGCGGCCTGCTCGACCGCGGCGTCGAATTCCTGCCCGACGACGCGGCGATCGCCGAGCGCACGCGGCGCGGCCAGGCGCTGACGCGCCCGGAACTCGCCGTCCTGCTCGCCTATGCCAAGCTCACGCTCTACAGCGCCATCCTCGCCACCGGCGTGCCGGACGATCCCTATCTCGGGCGGGAAGCGGTCGGCTATTTCCCCCACGGGATCCGGGAGCGCTTTCCCGATGCCATCGCGTTCCATCGCCTGCGCCGCGAGATCATCGCCACGACGCTCGCCAACGGCATCATCAACCGCGGCGGCCCGGCCAGCGTCATCCGCCTGATCGACGAGACCGACGCCGATGTCCCCGCCGTCGCCATGGCCTTCGCGGCCGTCGATGAATCCTACGGCATGAGCCGGCTGAACGACGCCATCGATGCGCTCGACGGCGCGATCGGCGGGCAGCTGCAGCTCGCCCTCTACGCCGCGGTGCAGGATCTGCTGCTGTCCCGCGTGGTCTGGTATGTGCGCAACGTCGACTTCAGCGTCGGCCTGGAGGCGGTGATCTCGCGGTTCCGCACCGGCATCGACGAGATCGCCGGCAGCCTCGACACGGCGCTGTCGCCGGACATGCAGGCGGCGCGGACGCGCCGCCGCCAGGAGCTGGTCGAGGGAGGCGTCCCGGCCGCGCTCGCCGCACGCCTCGCCGACCTCGACGCCCTCGGTTCGGCACCGGACATCGTGCTGGTCGCCGGACACAACAGCCGGACGATCGCCGACACCGCGGCGACCTTCTTCGCCGCCGAGGCCGATTTCCGGCTCGACCGCATCGTCGGCGCCGCGCGCACCGTTCCGGCGAACGACTATTATGAGCGGCTCGCCATCGACCGCGCCATCGACCAGATCGCCGCGGCGGAGCGGCGCCTGGCCGCCGACATGCTGGCGACGGGCCGCGCCGGGCCGGAAGCGGCGCAGGCCTGGCTCGCCGCTCATCCCGAGGCGGCGCGCATCCGCCGCACCGTCGACGAAATCGCCGCCAGCGGCCTGACGCTGGCCAAGCTGACGGTGGCGGCCAACCTGCTCGGCGATCTCGTCAAGGGATAG
- the ubiG gene encoding bifunctional 2-polyprenyl-6-hydroxyphenol methylase/3-demethylubiquinol 3-O-methyltransferase UbiG: protein MTTAQPGRAAGPQGSSVDPGEVGRFDAMAADWWNPHGSMKALHRLNPLRLRYVRDRIAAHFGLSATALKGLAGLSLVDIGCGAGLLSEPLARLGAGVVGIDAAPANIEAARRHAAEAGLAVDYRLATSEELAAGDERYDVVLAMEIVEHVAAPAPFLRSCAGLVKPGGLLFVSTLNRTMKAYALAILGAERVLRWLPRGTHDWNKFVTPEEIAEALAQTGLAEADRTGVAYNPLLDEWRLSRDLDVNYMMVFAADPERAYPPRSS, encoded by the coding sequence ATGACGACAGCGCAGCCGGGCCGGGCGGCCGGTCCGCAAGGCTCCTCGGTCGATCCGGGCGAAGTCGGACGCTTCGATGCCATGGCTGCGGACTGGTGGAACCCGCATGGCAGCATGAAGGCGCTGCACCGGCTCAATCCGCTGCGCCTGCGCTACGTCCGGGACCGCATCGCCGCGCATTTCGGCCTGTCGGCCACGGCGCTCAAGGGGCTCGCGGGCCTCAGCCTCGTCGACATCGGCTGCGGCGCCGGCCTGCTCAGCGAGCCGCTGGCCCGGCTCGGCGCCGGCGTGGTCGGCATCGACGCGGCGCCGGCGAACATCGAGGCGGCGCGGCGGCACGCGGCCGAGGCGGGGCTCGCCGTCGATTATCGCCTGGCGACGTCGGAGGAACTGGCGGCCGGCGACGAGCGCTATGACGTGGTGCTGGCGATGGAGATCGTCGAGCACGTCGCCGCCCCCGCGCCGTTCCTGCGCAGCTGTGCCGGCCTGGTCAAGCCGGGTGGGCTCCTCTTCGTTTCCACCCTCAACCGCACCATGAAAGCCTACGCCCTCGCCATTCTCGGCGCCGAGCGCGTGCTGCGCTGGCTGCCGCGCGGCACGCATGACTGGAACAAGTTCGTCACCCCCGAGGAGATCGCCGAGGCGCTGGCGCAGACCGGCCTGGCGGAAGCCGACCGCACGGGCGTGGCCTATAATCCGCTGCTGGACGAATGGCGGCTGTCGCGGGATCTCGACGTCAATTACATGATGGTCTTCGCGGCCGACCCGGAGCGCGCATATCCGCCCCGCTCTTCCTGA